TTTGGTTTGGTAAAAGGAAGTTGCGGGCATAGCCTTCGTTAACATCCACAACACTACCGTTCATGCCCAGCTTGTCATGATCTTTGGTCAGTACAACTTTCATTGCTTGAAATTCCTTTCAGATTTGAGACAGACATATGGGGGGCTGCTTCCAGACGGCTCATTGTTGGAGTCAATACCTCTGGCTTCAGGAAAAAAAGCCCTATGCCCATTTAATTTTAATATTCACAAGATTGTGGCTACACAAAGAATCTATTCAGAATCTCATATATACAATCCGGTTCAACAGTATAGCATGGCAAGGGCCGCCCCCCCAACAGGAAAGCGGCCCAGTTTCGCAAAGAATCAGAAGAAGAAGGATGAAGAAACCGCGATCGTGGTTTTATCAAACTTGCTGTCTTGGGGCAATCTTTGTCCAAAAACTTTCTGACGACGGCCCAATTCAAGTGTTAAATTGGGAATCACAGGATTATCATAGGTCAACTGCACCATAAAACCCGCTAAATCCCCCACTTCGTCAGGAGAACCTTCATAGAACTCGCCATTTTGAAGTGTAAAGGGCTCTTGAATCGCAAAAAGTAGACTGGGGATATTGGTATCCGGCCACTCGGGATTCATCTGCTTCAAATTAGAGGGCGTTGAAAAATAAACCCCGGCAATCACTTGCTGATAGGTTTTTTCACTTTCAAACTTGCCTGAGCCTCCAAGACTGAATCCACTGAAAGACCAGTTGGTGGAAGCAGCAGCTCCTCTAAAATTAATTTCATCTGAAAGACCCCGGAACGTAGCCTGTAAACCCACCCCGAAAGTATCGTTGCCGATATCCAGAATGGCGGTATGGTTGTGCAGGGGATCCAGAACGGGCTCCCCAATCACCAAGGACTGGTCACCTTCCGAAACAAACTTCAGACGGGCAAAACCCAAATCCAATTTGAGCTGACCGTAAAAAACGTCGGGGCTGGCCGCGATGGCACCACTGAAAATACCTTCTGAAAACTCTGTCCCAGCAATAAAACTACGGGTCAAACGAATGCCCCGGCTGGAACCAAACAAATTCGGTGAAGCCCGACTGACGGCAGGAGAATCCAACGTACCAATAATACTGTTGCCAAACTGGTTGGGAATCGAGGTAAAAGGTTGGATCAGACGGGTTACCCCCATAAAGCCAAACTTAACACGGGGATTGAGGAACCCCCCTTCGCGGTGATCAAACCAAGCCTCGCCAAACCCCACACTGATGTCCTTGTTCTCTTTGAACTGAGATTTTTTACCGCTTTCGCCCTCTTTGTTCTCATCTTGAATCGAGCTAAAATCACCCGACAGGGCAGAACGAATCGTGGTTTTTTCAGAGGCGGCAATACGCATATTCAATGAAAATGAAGCGGTATAACCAGGGCGGAAATTGTCTTCCTGCACATCTTCGGCCCCAACACTGATCATGCCCCCAAAGCGAACAGAGCCAATATCCTCTTTCAGTTTGGCCAGAGCTTCTTCTAACTGCTTGATTTTGGCTGCCTGATCCGCATGTTGCTTTTTCATGGTATCAATTTCTTGCTTGAACTCATCATTCAAGGCCCTGAGCGTTTTTAAGTCTTCCAAGGCGACTTTGCCAATACGCTTCGTGAGTTCTTCTGTTTGGGCCAACTGATCCATGATTTTAAGCAGAGCAGCCGCAGCTTCATAACGACTGATATTGCGTGTGCCTCGGAAGGTCTTGTCTGGAAAACCCTCCATCACGCCATATTTTTCTACCAGGGCCTGAACGGCTCTGGCGGCCCAATGTTCTGCTGGCACATCGGTAAAATTAACCGACGAAAGCTGTGCCAAGGCAGGGCCAGCCCCCATACTCATCAGAGTGGTACTCAGCAATGCGGCGGCGAAGAGTTTCTGATAACGCAACGGTCGATGCTCCTTACTTGTAAACTGGTGTAAGCCAATGTCTGTAGCGGGGCTCCTGGCCCTTGACAACACGGAAATAGCTTTCCTGCAAATGACGGCTGATCGGCCAATGGCCATTCTGACCAATGGGTCTCCGGTCAACCTCCCGAATAGGTGTCACTTCTGCAGCCGTTCCGGTAAAAAAAGCTTCGTCTGCGGTCATGAACTGACCTACTGTCAAAGCGCCAATCTCTACTTCATAGCCCAAATCTGTTGCCAACTGCAAGATCGTATCACGGGTAATCCCCGCCAGAATTGAAGCATTGATAGGATTGGTAAAAATTTTTCCATTTTTAACAATAAAAATATTCTCTCCACTGCCCTCAGCAATATCTCCATATTCATTCAGGAGAACAGCCTCATCAAAGCCACGATCTTTTGCATCCATAACAGCCAACATAGAATTGAGGTATTGTCCTGTGGCTTTGGCCATCACCGGGAACATTTGAGAGTGAAATTTTTTCCAACTGGTAATCGTTACACGTGCACCTTTTTCGAGAGCTTCATCTCCCATATAGGCCCCCCAAGGCCAGGAGCCAATATGCACTTCAATATTTTCACGATTGGGCAAGACCCCTAATTTGCCATAGCCTACAAAGGCAATCGGACGAATATAGCAATCTTTGAATTTATTTTCCCGTACAACCTGAAGAACCCCTTCTTTTAAGGCCTCAAAAGTATAGGGCATGTGAAACTGATAGACCTTTGCTGAATCAAAAAAACGATGTAGATGATCATCAAGACGAAATACAAAAGGTCCGTCTTCAGAGTCATAGGCACGAATGCCCTCAAAGATGCCACTGCCATAATGCAAGCCATGCGTCATGACATGGACTTTGGCTTCATTCCAGGGAATTAGTTGTCCATTGGACCAGATTTTACCGTTTTCAGGAAACATCCACCTCTCCTGTCGAGAAAAAAAACACCGTTCAGGTCTTCAGACATATTACTACGAACCCCGTCAAACACCAAGTCTGCAAGTTCCTGTTTCACAAGACTTCAATCAGAACCATTTCTGAGTGATAATTTCTCGTTTCAAAAACCGTCTGAGTGCTGATAAAACAAGGAGTCACTGCCCCTGCTCACCGTCTGGACAGCCCCCCTCCAATGCGCTATAATACAGGTGATTCAGGACAATTTAACTGTCAGAACGCCTTCACCTTGTTGTTGAGCGTTTATTTTTTCGCCTGAAAATGGCTTAACCATGGCCATCAAAACGAGAAGATTGCAGACCTGAATAATCTGAGATAAAGGGAAATTGGCACAGAGGCATGAAACTTGCAGAAACCTTCACCGAGGCCTTGAAACAAATTGAACGCGAACGTGGAATCAGCGCCCAAAGCGTGATTGAAGTTATTGAATCTGCACTTTTAGGCGCCTACCGCAAAAAAATGCAGGAACTGGGAAAAATGGACAAAGATTCGGAAGTTGAACTCCGAATTGATACTTCCAACCAGAATGAAATCAAAGTGTATATGTTGCGCCAAGTCGTAGAAGGCACTTCAGACAATCCCAACGAAGTCTCTTTAAAAGAAGCTCAGAAAAAGCATCCTGAGGCCCAAATTGGCCAGGAATTACGCATGGAGATGTCTCTGTCTACCCGAGAATTTGAACGTTTGGCGACACAGGTAGCCAAGCAAGCCATCACCCAACGCCTGCGTGAAGCAGAAAAAAAAGCAGTTATGGAAGAATACCGTGATCGGGTCGGGACCATGGTCACGGCGACCGTCCAGCGGCTTGAAAAAAACAATGTGGTGGTCAAATTAAACAATAAGTCAGAATTGGTTTTGCCTGCTTCTGAACAATTGCCCAATGATCGCTATCGCTATGGCGACAAAGTCAGAGTGTATCTTTCAGAAATCAAAGAAACGCAGCGTGGGCCCCATATCGTCATTTCCAGAGCAAACTCTGGTTTGGTCAGCTGTCTTTTTGAAATCGAGATCCCCGAAGTAGCAGATGGCACTGTCGTGATCAAATCAATTGCCCGAGATGCGGGTTTTCGTACCAAAGTAGCCGTTCATTCTCTTAAAGGCAATGTGGATCCTGTGGGGGCTTGTATTGGCTCGCGTGGTTCGCGCATTCATCCCATCATTGATGAGCTGAAAGGCGAGAAAATTGATATTGTCCGCTGGAGTGAAGATCTCGCGACCTTCATCACCAACGCGCTCAGCCCCGCCAAGGTTGTTCAGGTCAACCTCACCGAAGACAAAAACAATGCAACGATTATTGTTCCCGATGATCAACTCTCGCTTGCCATTGGCCGGGAAGGTCAGAATGTGCGTTTGGCAGCACATTTAACCAATTGTCATTTGGATATTCTGACTGAAAGCGAGCTGCGCAAACAAAAAATGGAAATGCAGCAAGCAGCACAGGAAAAGGCGCGTATTGCCGCAGACTGATGCAGGCCCTTCTTAGAAAATGTATCGTTTGCAGGTGCATTAACCACCGCAAACTGATGTTCAGAATTCAGAAACAGGATCTGGGTCCTCAATGGGTCAAAACCAATGCCCCTGGAGGGCCCAGTCTTTATGTCTGCCAAAATGCCAACTGCCTGGAGCGCATGCAAAGAAAGCGCTATCTCCAAAAACGTTGGGGAACGATCCCAGAGCAGGATCTGCATGATTTTTTTGAACGTCTGAAGCTTCCTGGAAAGAACTGATCACCCCCCTTATAATGCTTTCGGGTTGGTTTTTACCCTCAGGCTATGTTATTCTGACCTGTGGTCAGGCCCGTCGGCAGGTCTGCAATCACAGGCGCATCGGTGCGCAGCCTTTTTACGGAGCACCCCTTTTCAAGCCTTGAATCAGTTGCGCCCAGAAACTGTTTGCAGAATCCCCCCGACGCCCCAGGTTGTGCTATAGGCTGGACTAATGAAGCAGAAGAAGAAGACAGTATGAGTAAAAAACGTATTTCTGAAGTAAAAAAAGAGATTCACACCCTGTATGGGTTGGATATCGAATATCCTGAAATTGCAAAGATGTGCCGCAAACTGGGCATAGAATTTAAAGAAGACAGCAAATTTGGCATTCATTACAACGCAGTCATAGAAGATACTGCTGCGGACCAAATTGTGGCTGGGTTTAAATCCAAATCAAGTTCCAATCAGAGCGCAAGCCCTAAACAGACAAAATCTGTGCCCGAAACAACCAAGACCCCCATGACTGAAAAACCTGCACAAGCTTCAGTATCTTCTTCTCAAGCTCCAAAGTCTGCTCAACAAGCCTCTCAAGCTGTTCACCAGTCTGAAAAACGGCATGATCAAAACTTACAAACCACTCACTCTGGCAACCAGGGCCAACAAGCTCAGCAACGCCAGGGACAGGCTAACGCCCAACAACAGTATAATCGCCCTCAGGGACAACAACGTCAGGGCCAAGCCCCTGGCCAACAGCAACAGTACAACCGCCCCCAGGGCCAAGCCCCTGGCCAACAGCAACAGTACAACCGTCCCCAGGGCCAAGCGCCTGGCCAACAGCAACAGTACAACCGCCCCCAGGGCCAAGCCCCTGGCCAACAGCAACAGTACAACCGCCCCCAAGGACAAGCCCCTGGCCAACAGCAACAGTACAACCGCCCCCAAGGACAAGCCCCTGGCCAACAGCAACAGTACAACCGCCCTCAAGGCCAAGCGCCTGGCCAACAGCAACAGTACAACCGCCCTCAGGGCCAAGCGCCTGGCCAACAGCAACAATACAACCGTCCCCAAGGACAACAGCAGCGTCAAGGCCAGGCACCTGGTCAGCAACAACAGTACAACCGTCCTCAAGGCCAATCCGGCTACCGTCCCTCAGGAGGACAGCCTCAAAATCGTCAGGGTGCAGGTGCTCCCGGAAACTCAGGCCCCAACCAACAACGCAAAAGTAAAACACAGATGCGTCAAGAAAAACGCCGTGAGCGTCAACAGTTTCAGGAACGGGTCGAACAGGTCGAACCCCAGGAGAAAATAGTGGAGTTGCATCAGAATATTACGGTCAGCCAATTGGCTGAAAAAATGGGCATCAGCGCATCAGAAGTAATTAAGGCCCTGTTTATGAAAGGTGTGATCACAACGATTAACCATGTCCTGGAATTAGAAACCGCTGAAATGGTTGCCCATGAACTGGGATATGAAGTTCTGATGCCCTCTGCCAATAAGGCAACAAAAACTGCGCATCCCCATGTACAGGTGGTTCCACCGCCTCCCAATGAAGATCCTGCCCGCTTAAAACCACGCCCTCCGATTGTCACGATTATGGGCCACGTCGATCACGGTAAAACCTCTTTGCTCGACTATATTCGCAAAACCCGTGTAACGGATGCAGAAGTAGGCGGCATTACCCAAAGAATCGGTGCTTATCTGGTCCAAGTTGATGAAAAACCGATCGTATTTCTCGACACCCCTGGCCACGAAGCGTTTACAGCGATGCGTGCCCGTGGTGCCCATGTGACCGATATGGCCATTCTCGTCGTGGCGGCAGATGACGGCATTATGCCGCAAACCATCGAAGCAATTAACCACGCCCGTGCAGCCAAGGTTCAGATTATCGTAGCCATCAATAAAATGGACAAACCTGGTGCTGATCCTGAAAAAGTCAAACAACAACTGACTGAATATGATCTCGTGCCTGAAGAATGGGGTGGAGACACCGTCATTGTTCCTGTTTCTGCAAAAAGTGGGGACGGCGTCGATGATTTGCTCGAAATGATTCTCCTGGTCGCTGAACTGATGGAATTGAAAGCCAATCCTGAAAAAGCAGCTTCTGGTATCGTGATTGAATCCAAACTTGACAAGGGTCGCGGCGCAGTCGGAACCGTTCTAATTCAAGCGGGCACCCTCAAAGCCGGTGATGCATTTGTTGTAGGAACGGTTTGGGGCAAAGTACGCGCCATGACCAATGACCGTGGCAAACACATCAAAAAAGCAGGGCCCTCTATTCCTGTTGAAATTTTAGGCTTTCAAGATGTTCCTGAAGCAGGCAATATCTTGCAAGTGGTCAAAAACGAAAAAATAGCAAAAGCGCAAGCCAGTGAAAACGCTGAAAAACAAGAAACCGATTCACGGGGTCGTGGCCGCATCAATCTCTCCAACCTCTATGAAAATGTCAAAGAGGGCAAACTGAAAGAACTGAATATCGTCCTCAAAGCAGATATTCATGGTTCTGTAGATGCCATTCGCCACTCACTGGATCGTCTTTCAGATGACCGCATTCAATTGCATATTATTCATGCTGCCACTGGCGAAATTTCTGAATACGATATTATGTTGGCTTCAGCCTCCAATGCTTTGGTAGTTGGCTTTAACGTCAAAGCTGACAACAATGCCAAACGCGTGTGTGAACGCGAACAGATTGAAGTGCGCTTCTACGACATCATCTACAAACTGATTGAAGATATCGAAAACGCAATGGAAGGCCTGCTGGAACCTGAAATGGTAGAACATACCATTGGTGAGGCCGAAATTCGTGCCGTCTTCAAAGTGGGCAAACAAGGCACTGCGATTGCAGGTAGCTATATCCGTGACGGAAAATGCGAACGCAACTCACGTGTCCGTGTCTGGCGCAATGAAGAAGTGATTTTCACAGGTAAAATTTCTTCGCTGAAACGCTTTAAGGACGACGCGAAAGAAGTGGGCACGGGTTATGAATGCGGTATTGGCGTTCAAAACTTCAATGATCTTGAAGTCGGAGATCGGCTTGAATTTTATCAAGTTGTGGCCCGACACGAAATTTCAAAAGCCTAAGCTCCTTATGCGCGGTATTTTCTGGCCCAGTCTGCTGATTTTATTGGCAAGCTGGGCCTTGCCCGTTCAAGCCTTTGACGTTTATATCCCCACTCAGAATGTGGTGATCAAACCCGGCCCCGATTTACGCAGTGGAAATTTGACCCGACTTTCAAAAACCACAGTTCCCCTGAAACAGGTTTTTTATGCCCCCGATGGCGAACTTTGGTGCCAGATTCGCCTGCAAGGCAATCAAACAGGTTGGGTACAAGCCCGTTATTTGGATCCTGCCCTGAGTAAGAATCTTCCTTTGCGCCTTCAGGATATTCCTGCCCCGCTCTTGTTTTATTTTGCCCAACGCCAGATTGGCTATGCCAATTTAAACGATGCAGGCTTTAAAACTGTTCTGCAAAAAAATATGCTCTTGATAGAAGTAGCCCAAATCAAACAGCGCTGGGATTTTTTACGCAGCCGCCATGATTTTCTGGATATTTCACGCAGAGTGGGCATCAAAATCAATGCCCGTGAATTTCAGGACCTGAAACAAGAGCAAAAAACGCTTGAAAAACAGTTTCAAAACCTGATGACCCAGATTCTCTGAACCCCATGCACGAAAACGCCATCATTCAATTGGCAAAAAAATTTCCCCATTTTCACCCAGAAGTTCAGCTGGGAATAGGTGACGACACAGCCATTCTTGGCCCTTTAAATCAAAGCAGCTTGCTTTGGACCACGGATTTGCTTTTGGAAGACGTGCATTTTCGCCGCAACTACTTCAGCCCTGAAGATTTAGCCTGGAAAGCTTTGGCTGTCAATTTAAGCGATATTGCAGCCATGGGAGGAGAACCTTTGGCTTTTACCCTGGGTTTGGGCCTGCCCCCCGAGATGGACGCGGCCTGGATTCAGGCTTTTTTTAAGGCCTTGCAAGCAGCCAGTGAATTCTGGCAGGTCGAGCTGGTCGGCGGAGACACCGTCCGTTCAAGTGCAAAAATTGTAATTTCTATCAACCTGCTGGGAACAGCACTTCACCCCACCCTGCAATCAGGAGCCCAGCCTGGCGATAATCTATTCGTCAGTGGCAGTTTCGGGGGGGCGGCCGCAGGCTTGTATTGCCTTGAAAACAATCTGGAAGGCTATGCCTGCCTCAAAGAAAAACTGCTTCGCCCTCAACCCCAGCTAAAAGCAGCCCAAGCCTTGTCCAAAATATGCAATCGTTTGGCCCTAACCGACGCAAGCGATGGATTGGGGCGCTCTCTACAATTACTTTGCGGCCCAAAACTCGGCTGCAGCATCTTGCTTGAAAAAGTACCTTGCCTGCCAGAGCTGAAACAACTCGCTGAAGCAGAAAATCTTTCAGCTTGGCCATGGATCATTGAAGGGGGAGAAGATTATGAGTTGGTGGCGGCCCTCCCCCCCGAGCAATGCGCAGCAGCAGAAAAGCTGGGCTGGATACAAATAGGTTCGATCACACCAAGCCCTCAAATTCAGATCGTCTCTTCTGATGGTTCAAGACACCCTTTGAAAGAAACACTTGGATTTCAACACTTTTAGCCAGATCCCGCCCCCAAAGACGCTTATTTGGATTGAAGTGGCTCAAAGTAAAGTGTAAAACAGGCCCCTTGCCCTGGCTCACTATCAAGCTCAATTTGAATAGCCAATAAATCAGCAAGTTTTTTGACAATCGCAAGCCCCAAACCGGTTGATAATTCATGGCGCAAGGGTTGGGCCGACAGGCGTGCAAACTTTTGATAGAGGCGAGACCGATCCGCTTGCGAAAAACCAGGCCCCTGATCTTTGACCCAAATTCTGTGTTGAGAGCCTGAAAAAGCTAAGCCCAATTCAACCTGGGAACCTGAAGGTGAAAATTTAAAGGCATTGCCCAATAAATTGTGCACAATCTGCTTCAAAAGCAAAGGATCTGTCATAGTCGAACAGTCAGGATCTGTTTGAATATTCAAGCCAATCTTATATTCTTGGGCCAAACTCTTAAAATCTTCTCCACAGCTCACAACAAAATCACAAAGATTGACCTTTTCAAAACGAGGCTTGAGCCGCTGCGATTCAAGCTGATCCAATTCCAATAAATTACTGGTAATCGTCGCCATCAGTTGAATATCCCGAAGTATTGCAGAGCCTATATTGTGTATTTTTTCAAGCGGAAAGGTATTCTTTGCATTTTTCATCGCTTGCGCAATCAAACTGATGGCATTTAAAGGGTTTCTCAACTCATGGGCTGCAATATGCAATAAATCATATTTTTCCTGATTCAGAACCCGCAAATGCTGGGTATAGAGCGCCAGTTGATCGCGGGCATGTTTCAGTTCAAGATGCGTACTGACACGCGCCAAAAGTTCAGCCTGATTAAAGGGCTTGCAGATATAATCCACCCCTCCCGCTTCAAAACCAGCTAAAACATCGTCTGTCTCAGATTTGCCGGTTAAAAAAATCAGGGGAACATCTTGAAAATCAGACTGTTCGTGAATTTTTTTTGACAATTCAATGCCACTCATATCGGGCATGAGAATATCACAGAGAATTAAATCAGGTTTCACACGCTCGATTAACTTCAGGGCTTTATAGGGGTGATTGGCTGCGGTTACCAGATAGCCCTGGCGTTGAAGTATATCAGCCAAAACCTGAAGACTGTCTTTATTATCATCAATCAATAAAATTAAAGATTGCATTTCCATGCTCAGGTACTCTTCAATTTTTCTAATTTGGATTTAAATATTTTTTTTAATTCCAACATCATTTCGGGAACCTCGACCAAATCATATTCTGAAATCATTTTTTGTAGTCTCTCAGCAAAACGCAAAAGTGCAAATAGGTCATTCTTAACTGCAAAATACTGAAGTTCAGAAGCAAAAGCATTCATTTGATTGATAATGACTGAGTCCTTCAATCTATCACATGCGGGTATCCATATTTTTTCAATTTCATCAATTATTTCACTGCGATTCATTTTATTTTCATAAAATTTATTTTCAGTATTGGAAACCAAACAATGTGATAAATAATGCTGAAGAGAAGAGAGCAAAGCCTGACGCTGAAAAGGTTTTCGTAAATAATCTGAAAAGCCTTGTGCCAACATCTTTTGTTCTTCCCCCTGCAGACCTGAGGCTGTTAAAGCCAAAACAGGTATTTGGGCCGTTCGTTCAGATTGCTTTAACAGTTTGAGAACATCAAGCCCACTCATACCCGGCATGCGTAAATCCATGAGAATCAATTCTGGCAAGCGCAATTCAGCCTGCGCAAGCACCTCATCACCGCATGAAAAGGACTGTGTTTCAAGCCCCCATTTCTGCAATATATTTTGAAGATACTCACGGTTTTCAGCAATATCATCGACAATAAAGACCAAAGCTTTTTCAAATTCAACCGGCGAATCAATGGGAAGATCTGAGGTTAAATTTCTTTCTTGCACAATCATCAAATGCTTCAAGCGCAAAACAAAGCAGGAACCGGGTGTTGCAGAGGTTCGATAACTGAGCTCTCCACCCATTAGTTTTGCCAAACTGTGAGAGATGGAGAGCCCCAAGCCAGAGCCACTTTGATTTGAATTTGCCTGATATTGCTCAAAAGGTCGAAACAAGCGCTCCTGAAAAGCATCAGGAATACCAAGACCCGTATCCTGAACAATCAATTCCAAACTCAGCTCATCTGCTGTTTGCTCCAGAAGATTTAAGCGCAAACTGACTTGACCTGAGGGCGTAAATTTTAAAGCATTGCTGATTAAATTGGTGAGTATTTGTCGCAGACGGTATTCATCCAAATTTATTAAGGGCACAGGTTGTTCAGGCAAAATGAGCTCAAAATGCAGATTTTTATCTTTAAAGCTCTTTTCATACATCAGATAGACATCCTGCAAAAGACCTTTGAGTTCAAGTGGAGACGGCTGTATTACCAATTTACCGGCTTCCACTTTAGAAAGGTCTAAAATATCCTGTAAAAGCGCCAAGAGCACCTGGCTATTATTGCGCACAATCTCCAGATACCGAATCAAACGGGGCTCGTTTAACTCAGCCTGTAAAAGCTCAGAAAACCCCTGAATGGCAGTCAAAGGCGTGCGTATCTCATGGCTCATATTGGCGAGAAATAAACTTTTAGAACGATTGGCTTTGTCTGCCTCTGCGCGGGCCAACAAAAGTTGTTCCTGCGTAAAAAAACGTTTCCAGGTCTGGCCCACGAGATGCGCAACCCCGGTTAAAAGATCCAGATTTTGCTGAGACAGCACATGCTTTTCGGAACCTTGTTTGCACCCCCTGAGAATCCGCAAATATCCTGGGGGTAAATCCGTATCCAGAAAAATTTCAATCTCATGCTCAGGTTCAGAATTCGCACAATCACAGCCTGTGGTATCACCTGGCAATTCCAATTCAAAACACCAAAGACCCGGCTCACTAAAACCTGTTTCCAGTAAAGCGACCACATCTCGAATCAAATCAGTTGTATGGGCATTTTCATGCAGGCGTTGGGCAATGGCATACAAACACCGCAATTCCTGAACCCTTCGATTTTTATCAAGCAAAGCCTGTTCAAGTTTTTGGGTGCGGACAGAAACCTGTTCCTCCAGTTCTTCTTCAATCCGCTTGTGATCCGTAAGGTCTGAAAACAAGCCAATAATTTTATAGGGTTTTCCCTGTTCATTGCACAGGCTTTTGCCGCGAACGCGCAGAAAACGTTCCTCGCCATCTGTTCTGACAATCCAAAATTCAAGATTCAAGCTCTGCTCTTCGCCCCAAATGATTTGACGCAGCGCAGTTGAAATCCGCTCACTTTCATCTGAACGATAAAAGGCTTGAAAATCAGCATGGGTAAGCGTACAACCTGGTGAACAGCCTAAAATTTGGGCCATGCGTGGGTCAATATAAACCGTTTGGGCATCGAGGTCCCATTCGGCCAACCCCAAATCTACATTTTCCAAGGCCAGGCTTAAACG
This DNA window, taken from bacterium (Candidatus Blackallbacteria) CG13_big_fil_rev_8_21_14_2_50_49_14, encodes the following:
- the thiL gene encoding thiamine-phosphate kinase produces the protein MHENAIIQLAKKFPHFHPEVQLGIGDDTAILGPLNQSSLLWTTDLLLEDVHFRRNYFSPEDLAWKALAVNLSDIAAMGGEPLAFTLGLGLPPEMDAAWIQAFFKALQAASEFWQVELVGGDTVRSSAKIVISINLLGTALHPTLQSGAQPGDNLFVSGSFGGAAAGLYCLENNLEGYACLKEKLLRPQPQLKAAQALSKICNRLALTDASDGLGRSLQLLCGPKLGCSILLEKVPCLPELKQLAEAENLSAWPWIIEGGEDYELVAALPPEQCAAAEKLGWIQIGSITPSPQIQIVSSDGSRHPLKETLGFQHF
- a CDS encoding translation initiation factor IF-2 produces the protein MSKKRISEVKKEIHTLYGLDIEYPEIAKMCRKLGIEFKEDSKFGIHYNAVIEDTAADQIVAGFKSKSSSNQSASPKQTKSVPETTKTPMTEKPAQASVSSSQAPKSAQQASQAVHQSEKRHDQNLQTTHSGNQGQQAQQRQGQANAQQQYNRPQGQQRQGQAPGQQQQYNRPQGQAPGQQQQYNRPQGQAPGQQQQYNRPQGQAPGQQQQYNRPQGQAPGQQQQYNRPQGQAPGQQQQYNRPQGQAPGQQQQYNRPQGQAPGQQQQYNRPQGQQQRQGQAPGQQQQYNRPQGQSGYRPSGGQPQNRQGAGAPGNSGPNQQRKSKTQMRQEKRRERQQFQERVEQVEPQEKIVELHQNITVSQLAEKMGISASEVIKALFMKGVITTINHVLELETAEMVAHELGYEVLMPSANKATKTAHPHVQVVPPPPNEDPARLKPRPPIVTIMGHVDHGKTSLLDYIRKTRVTDAEVGGITQRIGAYLVQVDEKPIVFLDTPGHEAFTAMRARGAHVTDMAILVVAADDGIMPQTIEAINHARAAKVQIIVAINKMDKPGADPEKVKQQLTEYDLVPEEWGGDTVIVPVSAKSGDGVDDLLEMILLVAELMELKANPEKAASGIVIESKLDKGRGAVGTVLIQAGTLKAGDAFVVGTVWGKVRAMTNDRGKHIKKAGPSIPVEILGFQDVPEAGNILQVVKNEKIAKAQASENAEKQETDSRGRGRINLSNLYENVKEGKLKELNIVLKADIHGSVDAIRHSLDRLSDDRIQLHIIHAATGEISEYDIMLASASNALVVGFNVKADNNAKRVCEREQIEVRFYDIIYKLIEDIENAMEGLLEPEMVEHTIGEAEIRAVFKVGKQGTAIAGSYIRDGKCERNSRVRVWRNEEVIFTGKISSLKRFKDDAKEVGTGYECGIGVQNFNDLEVGDRLEFYQVVARHEISKA
- a CDS encoding branched chain amino acid aminotransferase, which codes for MFPENGKIWSNGQLIPWNEAKVHVMTHGLHYGSGIFEGIRAYDSEDGPFVFRLDDHLHRFFDSAKVYQFHMPYTFEALKEGVLQVVRENKFKDCYIRPIAFVGYGKLGVLPNRENIEVHIGSWPWGAYMGDEALEKGARVTITSWKKFHSQMFPVMAKATGQYLNSMLAVMDAKDRGFDEAVLLNEYGDIAEGSGENIFIVKNGKIFTNPINASILAGITRDTILQLATDLGYEVEIGALTVGQFMTADEAFFTGTAAEVTPIREVDRRPIGQNGHWPISRHLQESYFRVVKGQEPRYRHWLTPVYK
- the nusA gene encoding transcription termination/antitermination protein NusA (modifies transcription through interactions with RNA polymerase affecting elongation, readthrough, termination, and antitermination) encodes the protein MKLAETFTEALKQIERERGISAQSVIEVIESALLGAYRKKMQELGKMDKDSEVELRIDTSNQNEIKVYMLRQVVEGTSDNPNEVSLKEAQKKHPEAQIGQELRMEMSLSTREFERLATQVAKQAITQRLREAEKKAVMEEYRDRVGTMVTATVQRLEKNNVVVKLNNKSELVLPASEQLPNDRYRYGDKVRVYLSEIKETQRGPHIVISRANSGLVSCLFEIEIPEVADGTVVIKSIARDAGFRTKVAVHSLKGNVDPVGACIGSRGSRIHPIIDELKGEKIDIVRWSEDLATFITNALSPAKVVQVNLTEDKNNATIIVPDDQLSLAIGREGQNVRLAAHLTNCHLDILTESELRKQKMEMQQAAQEKARIAAD